ACCGATTAACTCAGGGACTTCCCGACTCCGTTGAAGTTTACGCAAAAGCCGAATGGATGAATCCCGGCGGATCAGTCAAAGACCGAGCGGCCCGAGGCATCGTTCTCGATGCTTTGGAAAAAGGCCAACTTGCTGCCGGCGGCGTACTCCTAGATGCATCAAGCGGTAATACTGGCATCGCCTATGCCATGTTGGCGCCAGCTCTCGGTTTCAAGCTCAAGCTCTGCTTGCCATCCAATGCCAATGAAGAACGCAAAAAAACTCTGCGAGCATACGGAGCGGAGCTCATTCTCACAGATCCTGCCCTAAGCTCAGACGGCGCAATATTAAAAGCCCGCGAACTCTCAGCTGCTAACCCGTCGTGGTTTTACGCCGACCAATACAATAACGATTCCAATTGGCAGGCACACTACCA
This genomic stretch from Deltaproteobacteria bacterium harbors:
- a CDS encoding pyridoxal-phosphate dependent enzyme; amino-acid sequence: MLRGSQTVAEAIGNTPLIRLNRLTQGLPDSVEVYAKAEWMNPGGSVKDRAARGIVLDALEKGQLAAGGVLLDASSGNTGIAYAMLAPALGFKLKLCLPSNANEERKKTLRAYGAELILTDPALSSDGAILKARELSAANPSWFYADQYNNDSNWQAHY